The following proteins are encoded in a genomic region of Musa acuminata AAA Group cultivar baxijiao chromosome BXJ2-11, Cavendish_Baxijiao_AAA, whole genome shotgun sequence:
- the LOC135627389 gene encoding stigma-specific STIG1-like protein 2, translated as MRTFIFTVALAMAMAMVTSHAFPMAAVDGDKHAPPWFGSYNPFRDRHRPRGFKTCDEVPGMCRGAWGSPGPDCCGRLCVNLRTDFFNCGRCGRRCRFGEMCCGGGCVNVFYDPNNCGFCGNRCKPGGFCRYGMCDYAS; from the coding sequence ATGCGAACCTTCATATTCACCGTTGCACTGGCCATGGCCATGGCCATGGTCACGTCTCATGCGTTTCCCATGGCCGCCGTGGACGGGGACAAGCACGCGCCACCGTGGTTCGGAAGCTACAACCCTTTCCGCGACCGACACCGGCCGAGAGGGTTCAAGACGTGCGACGAGGTGCCGGGGATGTGCCGTGGGGCGTGGGGAAGCCCCGGGCCGGACTGCTGTGGGAGGCTGTGCGTGAACCTGAGAACGGACTTCTTCAACTGCGGGCGGTGCGGGAGGCGGTGCCGGTTCGGGGAGATGTGCTGCGGCGGCGGGTGCGTCAACGTGTTCTACGACCCCAACAACTGCGGCTTCTGCGGCAACCGGTGCAAACCCGGTGGGTTCTGCAGATACGGGATGTGCGACTACGCGTCGTAG